From Lemur catta isolate mLemCat1 chromosome 19, mLemCat1.pri, whole genome shotgun sequence, a single genomic window includes:
- the HIF3A gene encoding hypoxia-inducible factor 3-alpha isoform X1, with product MGWLGSRSSTELRKEKSRDAARSRRSQETEVLYQLAHTLPFARGVSAHLDKASIMRLTISYLRMHRLCAAGEWNQVGSGGEPLDACYLKALEGFVMVLTAEGDMAYLSENVSKHLGLSQLELIGHSIFDFIHPCDQEELQDALTPQPSLSKKKPEAPTERCFSLRMKSTLTGRGRTLNLKAATWKVLHCSGHMRVYRPPVKTSQAGSPNSEPPLQCLVLICEAIPHPGSLEPPLGRGAFLSRHSLDMKFTYCDERIAEVAGYSPDDLIGCSAYEYIHALDSDAVSKSIHTLLSKGQAVTGQYRFLARSGGYLWTQTQATVVSGGRGPQSESIVCVHFLISRVEETGVVLSLEQTERHSRRHVQWGASSQKDAPNSGDSLDAPGPRILAFLHPPALSEATLAADPRRFCSPDLRRLLAPILDGASVAATPSTPPATRRPQSPLPADLPDELLVGRDSAHRLCASGKDLEAVETDLDMAQDTDALDLEMLAPYISMDDDFQLNSSEQLPRAYHRPPGAVPRPRARSFHGLPPPTPEPSLLPRWGSDPRLSCSSPSRGDPSASSPVAGARKRALTQSSEDEAEGAELLGVRPPKRSPSPEPENFLLFPLSLSFLLTGGPAPGSQQHPSTHLLDLNEPLGLGPSLLSLYPEEDTAQPGSHFQPVAGMAQAH from the exons ATGGGCTGGCTTGGGAGCAG GTCGAGCACGGAGCTGCGCAAGGAAAAGTCCCGGGATGCGGCCCGCAGCCGGCGCAGCCAGGAGACCGAGGTGCTGTACCAGCTGGCGCACACGCTGCCCTTCGCGCGCGGCGTCAGCGCCCACCTGGACAAGGCCTCGATCATGCGCCTCACCATCAGCTACTTGCGCATGCACCGCCTCTGCGCCGCGG GGGAGTGGAACCAGGTGGGATCAGGGGGAGAACCCCTGGATGCCTGCTACCTGAAGGCCTTGGAGGGCTTCGTCATGGTGCTCACCGCCGAGGGAGACATGGCTTACCTGTCGGAGAATGTCAGCAAACACCTGGGCCTCAGTCAG CTGGAGCTCATCGGACACAGTATATTCGATTTCATCCACCCCTGTGACCAAGAGGAGCTTCAGGACGCCCTGACCCCCCAGCCGA GCCTGTCCAAGAAGAAGCCAGAGGCGCCCACCGAGCGGTGCTTCTCCTTGCGCATGAAGAGCACCCTCACCGGCCGTGGGCGCACCCTCAACCTCAAGGCGGCCACCTGGaag gtgcTGCACTGCTCTGGGCACATGAGGGTCTACAGGCCCCCCGTGAAGACCTCCCAGGCTGGGAGCCCCAACTCAGAGCCCCCCTTGCAATGCTTGGTGCTCATCTGTGAAGCCATCCCCCACCCGGGCAGCCTGGAGCCCCCACTGGGCCGGGGGGCCTTCCTCAGCCGCCACAGCCTGGACATGAAGTTCACCTACTGTGacgagag GATCGCGGAGGTCGCCGGCTATAGTCCCGATGACCTGATTGGCTGTTCCGCCTACGAGTACATCCACGCACTGGACTCGGATGCAGTCAGCAAGAGCATCCACACCT TGCTGAGCAAAGGCCAGGCAGTAACGGGGCAGTATCGCTTCCTGGCCCGGAGTGGTGGCTACCTGTGGACCCAGACCCAGGCCACAGTGGTGTCTGGGGGCCGGGGCCCCCAATCAGAGAGTATCGTCTGTGTCCACTTCCTGATCAG CCGGGTGGAAGAGACCGGAGTGGTGCTATCCCTGGAGCAGACAGAGCGGCACTCTCGCAGACACGTTCAGTGGGGCGCCTCCTCTCAGAAGGATGCCCCTAACTCTGGGGACAGTCTTG ACGCCCCTGGTCCCCGGATCCTTGCCTTCCTGCACCCCCCTGCCCTGAGCGAGGCCACCCTGGCTGCCGACCCCCGGCGATTTTGCAGCCCCGACCTTCGTCGCCTGCTGGCGCCCATCCTGGATGGGGCTTCAGTAGCCGCCACTCCCAGCACACCGCCGGCCACACGGCGCCCCCAAAGCCCTCTTCCG GCCGATCTCCCAGATGAGCTACTCGTGGGCAGGGACAGTGCACACAGACTCTGTGCCTCCGGGAAGGACCTCGAGGCAGTGGAGACGGATCTAGATATGGCTCAG GACACCGATGCTCTGGATTTGGAGATGCTGGCCCCCTACATCTCCATGGATGATGACTTCCAGCTCAACTCCAGCGAGCAGCTACCCAGGGCCTACCACAGACCTCCAGGGGCTGTCCCTCGGCCCCGTGCTCGGAGCTTCCATGGCctgccacccccaacccctgagccctccctgctgccccgcTGGGGCAGTGACCCCCGGCTGAGCTGCTCCAGCCCTTCCAGAGGGGACCCCTCAGCATCCTCCCCTGTGGCTGGGGCTCGGAAGAG GGCCCTGACCCAGAGCTCAGAAGACGAGGCCGAAGGAGCGGAGCTGCTGGGAGTGAGACCCCCCAAACGGTCCCCCAGTCCAGAACCAGAAAACTTTCTGCTGTTTCCCCTCAGCCTG AGTTTCCTTCTGACAGGAGGCCCGGCCCCAGGGAGCCAGCAGCATCCCAGCACCCACCTCCTGGACCTGAATGAGCCCCTGG GCCTGGGCCCCTCGTTGCTCTCTCTCTATCCAGAAGAGGACACTGCCCAGCCCGGGAGCCACTTCCAGCCGGTGGCAGGCATGGCCCAGGCCCACTGA
- the HIF3A gene encoding hypoxia-inducible factor 3-alpha isoform X6: MGWLGSRSSTELRKEKSRDAARSRRSQETEVLYQLAHTLPFARGVSAHLDKASIMRLTISYLRMHRLCAAGEWNQVGSGGEPLDACYLKALEGFVMVLTAEGDMAYLSENVSKHLGLSQLELIGHSIFDFIHPCDQEELQDALTPQPSLSKKKPEAPTERCFSLRMKSTLTGRGRTLNLKAATWKVLHCSGHMRVYRPPVKTSQAGSPNSEPPLQCLVLICEAIPHPGSLEPPLGRGAFLSRHSLDMKFTYCDERIAEVAGYSPDDLIGCSAYEYIHALDSDAVSKSIHTLLSKGQAVTGQYRFLARSGGYLWTQTQATVVSGGRGPQSESIVCVHFLISRVEETGVVLSLEQTERHSRRHVQWGASSQKDAPNSGDSLDAPGPRILAFLHPPALSEATLAADPRRFCSPDLRRLLAPILDGASVAATPSTPPATRRPQSPLPADLPDELLVGRDSAHRLCASGKDLEAVETDLDMAQGPDPELRRRGRRSGAAGSETPQTVPQSRTRKLSAVSPQPEFPSDRRPGPREPAASQHPPPGPE; the protein is encoded by the exons ATGGGCTGGCTTGGGAGCAG GTCGAGCACGGAGCTGCGCAAGGAAAAGTCCCGGGATGCGGCCCGCAGCCGGCGCAGCCAGGAGACCGAGGTGCTGTACCAGCTGGCGCACACGCTGCCCTTCGCGCGCGGCGTCAGCGCCCACCTGGACAAGGCCTCGATCATGCGCCTCACCATCAGCTACTTGCGCATGCACCGCCTCTGCGCCGCGG GGGAGTGGAACCAGGTGGGATCAGGGGGAGAACCCCTGGATGCCTGCTACCTGAAGGCCTTGGAGGGCTTCGTCATGGTGCTCACCGCCGAGGGAGACATGGCTTACCTGTCGGAGAATGTCAGCAAACACCTGGGCCTCAGTCAG CTGGAGCTCATCGGACACAGTATATTCGATTTCATCCACCCCTGTGACCAAGAGGAGCTTCAGGACGCCCTGACCCCCCAGCCGA GCCTGTCCAAGAAGAAGCCAGAGGCGCCCACCGAGCGGTGCTTCTCCTTGCGCATGAAGAGCACCCTCACCGGCCGTGGGCGCACCCTCAACCTCAAGGCGGCCACCTGGaag gtgcTGCACTGCTCTGGGCACATGAGGGTCTACAGGCCCCCCGTGAAGACCTCCCAGGCTGGGAGCCCCAACTCAGAGCCCCCCTTGCAATGCTTGGTGCTCATCTGTGAAGCCATCCCCCACCCGGGCAGCCTGGAGCCCCCACTGGGCCGGGGGGCCTTCCTCAGCCGCCACAGCCTGGACATGAAGTTCACCTACTGTGacgagag GATCGCGGAGGTCGCCGGCTATAGTCCCGATGACCTGATTGGCTGTTCCGCCTACGAGTACATCCACGCACTGGACTCGGATGCAGTCAGCAAGAGCATCCACACCT TGCTGAGCAAAGGCCAGGCAGTAACGGGGCAGTATCGCTTCCTGGCCCGGAGTGGTGGCTACCTGTGGACCCAGACCCAGGCCACAGTGGTGTCTGGGGGCCGGGGCCCCCAATCAGAGAGTATCGTCTGTGTCCACTTCCTGATCAG CCGGGTGGAAGAGACCGGAGTGGTGCTATCCCTGGAGCAGACAGAGCGGCACTCTCGCAGACACGTTCAGTGGGGCGCCTCCTCTCAGAAGGATGCCCCTAACTCTGGGGACAGTCTTG ACGCCCCTGGTCCCCGGATCCTTGCCTTCCTGCACCCCCCTGCCCTGAGCGAGGCCACCCTGGCTGCCGACCCCCGGCGATTTTGCAGCCCCGACCTTCGTCGCCTGCTGGCGCCCATCCTGGATGGGGCTTCAGTAGCCGCCACTCCCAGCACACCGCCGGCCACACGGCGCCCCCAAAGCCCTCTTCCG GCCGATCTCCCAGATGAGCTACTCGTGGGCAGGGACAGTGCACACAGACTCTGTGCCTCCGGGAAGGACCTCGAGGCAGTGGAGACGGATCTAGATATGGCTCAG GGCCCTGACCCAGAGCTCAGAAGACGAGGCCGAAGGAGCGGAGCTGCTGGGAGTGAGACCCCCCAAACGGTCCCCCAGTCCAGAACCAGAAAACTTTCTGCTGTTTCCCCTCAGCCTG AGTTTCCTTCTGACAGGAGGCCCGGCCCCAGGGAGCCAGCAGCATCCCAGCACCCACCTCCTGGACCTGAATGA
- the HIF3A gene encoding hypoxia-inducible factor 3-alpha isoform X3, which produces MVLTAEGDMAYLSENVSKHLGLSQLELIGHSIFDFIHPCDQEELQDALTPQPSLSKKKPEAPTERCFSLRMKSTLTGRGRTLNLKAATWKVLHCSGHMRVYRPPVKTSQAGSPNSEPPLQCLVLICEAIPHPGSLEPPLGRGAFLSRHSLDMKFTYCDERIAEVAGYSPDDLIGCSAYEYIHALDSDAVSKSIHTLLSKGQAVTGQYRFLARSGGYLWTQTQATVVSGGRGPQSESIVCVHFLISRVEETGVVLSLEQTERHSRRHVQWGASSQKDAPNSGDSLDAPGPRILAFLHPPALSEATLAADPRRFCSPDLRRLLAPILDGASVAATPSTPPATRRPQSPLPADLPDELLVGRDSAHRLCASGKDLEAVETDLDMAQDTDALDLEMLAPYISMDDDFQLNSSEQLPRAYHRPPGAVPRPRARSFHGLPPPTPEPSLLPRWGSDPRLSCSSPSRGDPSASSPVAGARKRALTQSSEDEAEGAELLGVRPPKRSPSPEPENFLLFPLSLSFLLTGGPAPGSQQHPSTHLLDLNEPLGLGPSLLSLYPEEDTAQPGSHFQPVAGMAQAH; this is translated from the exons ATGGTGCTCACCGCCGAGGGAGACATGGCTTACCTGTCGGAGAATGTCAGCAAACACCTGGGCCTCAGTCAG CTGGAGCTCATCGGACACAGTATATTCGATTTCATCCACCCCTGTGACCAAGAGGAGCTTCAGGACGCCCTGACCCCCCAGCCGA GCCTGTCCAAGAAGAAGCCAGAGGCGCCCACCGAGCGGTGCTTCTCCTTGCGCATGAAGAGCACCCTCACCGGCCGTGGGCGCACCCTCAACCTCAAGGCGGCCACCTGGaag gtgcTGCACTGCTCTGGGCACATGAGGGTCTACAGGCCCCCCGTGAAGACCTCCCAGGCTGGGAGCCCCAACTCAGAGCCCCCCTTGCAATGCTTGGTGCTCATCTGTGAAGCCATCCCCCACCCGGGCAGCCTGGAGCCCCCACTGGGCCGGGGGGCCTTCCTCAGCCGCCACAGCCTGGACATGAAGTTCACCTACTGTGacgagag GATCGCGGAGGTCGCCGGCTATAGTCCCGATGACCTGATTGGCTGTTCCGCCTACGAGTACATCCACGCACTGGACTCGGATGCAGTCAGCAAGAGCATCCACACCT TGCTGAGCAAAGGCCAGGCAGTAACGGGGCAGTATCGCTTCCTGGCCCGGAGTGGTGGCTACCTGTGGACCCAGACCCAGGCCACAGTGGTGTCTGGGGGCCGGGGCCCCCAATCAGAGAGTATCGTCTGTGTCCACTTCCTGATCAG CCGGGTGGAAGAGACCGGAGTGGTGCTATCCCTGGAGCAGACAGAGCGGCACTCTCGCAGACACGTTCAGTGGGGCGCCTCCTCTCAGAAGGATGCCCCTAACTCTGGGGACAGTCTTG ACGCCCCTGGTCCCCGGATCCTTGCCTTCCTGCACCCCCCTGCCCTGAGCGAGGCCACCCTGGCTGCCGACCCCCGGCGATTTTGCAGCCCCGACCTTCGTCGCCTGCTGGCGCCCATCCTGGATGGGGCTTCAGTAGCCGCCACTCCCAGCACACCGCCGGCCACACGGCGCCCCCAAAGCCCTCTTCCG GCCGATCTCCCAGATGAGCTACTCGTGGGCAGGGACAGTGCACACAGACTCTGTGCCTCCGGGAAGGACCTCGAGGCAGTGGAGACGGATCTAGATATGGCTCAG GACACCGATGCTCTGGATTTGGAGATGCTGGCCCCCTACATCTCCATGGATGATGACTTCCAGCTCAACTCCAGCGAGCAGCTACCCAGGGCCTACCACAGACCTCCAGGGGCTGTCCCTCGGCCCCGTGCTCGGAGCTTCCATGGCctgccacccccaacccctgagccctccctgctgccccgcTGGGGCAGTGACCCCCGGCTGAGCTGCTCCAGCCCTTCCAGAGGGGACCCCTCAGCATCCTCCCCTGTGGCTGGGGCTCGGAAGAG GGCCCTGACCCAGAGCTCAGAAGACGAGGCCGAAGGAGCGGAGCTGCTGGGAGTGAGACCCCCCAAACGGTCCCCCAGTCCAGAACCAGAAAACTTTCTGCTGTTTCCCCTCAGCCTG AGTTTCCTTCTGACAGGAGGCCCGGCCCCAGGGAGCCAGCAGCATCCCAGCACCCACCTCCTGGACCTGAATGAGCCCCTGG GCCTGGGCCCCTCGTTGCTCTCTCTCTATCCAGAAGAGGACACTGCCCAGCCCGGGAGCCACTTCCAGCCGGTGGCAGGCATGGCCCAGGCCCACTGA
- the HIF3A gene encoding hypoxia-inducible factor 3-alpha isoform X4, with protein MGWLGSRSSTELRKEKSRDAARSRRSQETEVLYQLAHTLPFARGVSAHLDKASIMRLTISYLRMHRLCAAGEWNQVGSGGEPLDACYLKALEGFVMVLTAEGDMAYLSENVSKHLGLSQLELIGHSIFDFIHPCDQEELQDALTPQPSLSKKKPEAPTERCFSLRMKSTLTGRGRTLNLKAATWKVLHCSGHMRVYRPPVKTSQAGSPNSEPPLQCLVLICEAIPHPGSLEPPLGRGAFLSRHSLDMKFTYCDERIAEVAGYSPDDLIGCSAYEYIHALDSDAVSKSIHTLLSKGQAVTGQYRFLARSGGYLWTQTQATVVSGGRGPQSESIVCVHFLISRVEETGVVLSLEQTERHSRRHVQWGASSQKDAPNSGDSLDAPGPRILAFLHPPALSEATLAADPRRFCSPDLRRLLAPILDGASVAATPSTPPATRRPQSPLPADLPDELLVGRDSAHRLCASGKDLEAVETDLDMAQGPDPELRRRGRRSGAAGSETPQTVPQSRTRKLSAVSPQPGGPAPGSQQHPSTHLLDLNEPLGLGPSLLSLYPEEDTAQPGSHFQPVAGMAQAH; from the exons ATGGGCTGGCTTGGGAGCAG GTCGAGCACGGAGCTGCGCAAGGAAAAGTCCCGGGATGCGGCCCGCAGCCGGCGCAGCCAGGAGACCGAGGTGCTGTACCAGCTGGCGCACACGCTGCCCTTCGCGCGCGGCGTCAGCGCCCACCTGGACAAGGCCTCGATCATGCGCCTCACCATCAGCTACTTGCGCATGCACCGCCTCTGCGCCGCGG GGGAGTGGAACCAGGTGGGATCAGGGGGAGAACCCCTGGATGCCTGCTACCTGAAGGCCTTGGAGGGCTTCGTCATGGTGCTCACCGCCGAGGGAGACATGGCTTACCTGTCGGAGAATGTCAGCAAACACCTGGGCCTCAGTCAG CTGGAGCTCATCGGACACAGTATATTCGATTTCATCCACCCCTGTGACCAAGAGGAGCTTCAGGACGCCCTGACCCCCCAGCCGA GCCTGTCCAAGAAGAAGCCAGAGGCGCCCACCGAGCGGTGCTTCTCCTTGCGCATGAAGAGCACCCTCACCGGCCGTGGGCGCACCCTCAACCTCAAGGCGGCCACCTGGaag gtgcTGCACTGCTCTGGGCACATGAGGGTCTACAGGCCCCCCGTGAAGACCTCCCAGGCTGGGAGCCCCAACTCAGAGCCCCCCTTGCAATGCTTGGTGCTCATCTGTGAAGCCATCCCCCACCCGGGCAGCCTGGAGCCCCCACTGGGCCGGGGGGCCTTCCTCAGCCGCCACAGCCTGGACATGAAGTTCACCTACTGTGacgagag GATCGCGGAGGTCGCCGGCTATAGTCCCGATGACCTGATTGGCTGTTCCGCCTACGAGTACATCCACGCACTGGACTCGGATGCAGTCAGCAAGAGCATCCACACCT TGCTGAGCAAAGGCCAGGCAGTAACGGGGCAGTATCGCTTCCTGGCCCGGAGTGGTGGCTACCTGTGGACCCAGACCCAGGCCACAGTGGTGTCTGGGGGCCGGGGCCCCCAATCAGAGAGTATCGTCTGTGTCCACTTCCTGATCAG CCGGGTGGAAGAGACCGGAGTGGTGCTATCCCTGGAGCAGACAGAGCGGCACTCTCGCAGACACGTTCAGTGGGGCGCCTCCTCTCAGAAGGATGCCCCTAACTCTGGGGACAGTCTTG ACGCCCCTGGTCCCCGGATCCTTGCCTTCCTGCACCCCCCTGCCCTGAGCGAGGCCACCCTGGCTGCCGACCCCCGGCGATTTTGCAGCCCCGACCTTCGTCGCCTGCTGGCGCCCATCCTGGATGGGGCTTCAGTAGCCGCCACTCCCAGCACACCGCCGGCCACACGGCGCCCCCAAAGCCCTCTTCCG GCCGATCTCCCAGATGAGCTACTCGTGGGCAGGGACAGTGCACACAGACTCTGTGCCTCCGGGAAGGACCTCGAGGCAGTGGAGACGGATCTAGATATGGCTCAG GGCCCTGACCCAGAGCTCAGAAGACGAGGCCGAAGGAGCGGAGCTGCTGGGAGTGAGACCCCCCAAACGGTCCCCCAGTCCAGAACCAGAAAACTTTCTGCTGTTTCCCCTCAGCCTG GAGGCCCGGCCCCAGGGAGCCAGCAGCATCCCAGCACCCACCTCCTGGACCTGAATGAGCCCCTGG GCCTGGGCCCCTCGTTGCTCTCTCTCTATCCAGAAGAGGACACTGCCCAGCCCGGGAGCCACTTCCAGCCGGTGGCAGGCATGGCCCAGGCCCACTGA
- the HIF3A gene encoding hypoxia-inducible factor 3-alpha isoform X7 yields the protein MRPAAGAARRPRCCTSWRTRCPSRAASAPTWTRPRSCASPSATCACTASAPRLELIGHSIFDFIHPCDQEELQDALTPQPSLSKKKPEAPTERCFSLRMKSTLTGRGRTLNLKAATWKVLHCSGHMRVYRPPVKTSQAGSPNSEPPLQCLVLICEAIPHPGSLEPPLGRGAFLSRHSLDMKFTYCDERIAEVAGYSPDDLIGCSAYEYIHALDSDAVSKSIHTLLSKGQAVTGQYRFLARSGGYLWTQTQATVVSGGRGPQSESIVCVHFLISRVEETGVVLSLEQTERHSRRHVQWGASSQKDAPNSGDSLDAPGPRILAFLHPPALSEATLAADPRRFCSPDLRRLLAPILDGASVAATPSTPPATRRPQSPLPADLPDELLVGRDSAHRLCASGKDLEAVETDLDMAQDTDALDLEMLAPYISMDDDFQLNSSEQLPRAYHRPPGAVPRPRARSFHGLPPPTPEPSLLPRWGSDPRLSCSSPSRGDPSASSPVAGARKRALTQSSEDEAEGAELLGVRPPKRSPSPEPENFLLFPLSLSFLLTGGPAPGSQQHPSTHLLDLNEPLGLGPSLLSLYPEEDTAQPGSHFQPVAGMAQAH from the exons ATGCGGCCCGCAGCCGGCGCAGCCAGGAGACCGAGGTGCTGTACCAGCTGGCGCACACGCTGCCCTTCGCGCGCGGCGTCAGCGCCCACCTGGACAAGGCCTCGATCATGCGCCTCACCATCAGCTACTTGCGCATGCACCGCCTCTGCGCCGCGG CTGGAGCTCATCGGACACAGTATATTCGATTTCATCCACCCCTGTGACCAAGAGGAGCTTCAGGACGCCCTGACCCCCCAGCCGA GCCTGTCCAAGAAGAAGCCAGAGGCGCCCACCGAGCGGTGCTTCTCCTTGCGCATGAAGAGCACCCTCACCGGCCGTGGGCGCACCCTCAACCTCAAGGCGGCCACCTGGaag gtgcTGCACTGCTCTGGGCACATGAGGGTCTACAGGCCCCCCGTGAAGACCTCCCAGGCTGGGAGCCCCAACTCAGAGCCCCCCTTGCAATGCTTGGTGCTCATCTGTGAAGCCATCCCCCACCCGGGCAGCCTGGAGCCCCCACTGGGCCGGGGGGCCTTCCTCAGCCGCCACAGCCTGGACATGAAGTTCACCTACTGTGacgagag GATCGCGGAGGTCGCCGGCTATAGTCCCGATGACCTGATTGGCTGTTCCGCCTACGAGTACATCCACGCACTGGACTCGGATGCAGTCAGCAAGAGCATCCACACCT TGCTGAGCAAAGGCCAGGCAGTAACGGGGCAGTATCGCTTCCTGGCCCGGAGTGGTGGCTACCTGTGGACCCAGACCCAGGCCACAGTGGTGTCTGGGGGCCGGGGCCCCCAATCAGAGAGTATCGTCTGTGTCCACTTCCTGATCAG CCGGGTGGAAGAGACCGGAGTGGTGCTATCCCTGGAGCAGACAGAGCGGCACTCTCGCAGACACGTTCAGTGGGGCGCCTCCTCTCAGAAGGATGCCCCTAACTCTGGGGACAGTCTTG ACGCCCCTGGTCCCCGGATCCTTGCCTTCCTGCACCCCCCTGCCCTGAGCGAGGCCACCCTGGCTGCCGACCCCCGGCGATTTTGCAGCCCCGACCTTCGTCGCCTGCTGGCGCCCATCCTGGATGGGGCTTCAGTAGCCGCCACTCCCAGCACACCGCCGGCCACACGGCGCCCCCAAAGCCCTCTTCCG GCCGATCTCCCAGATGAGCTACTCGTGGGCAGGGACAGTGCACACAGACTCTGTGCCTCCGGGAAGGACCTCGAGGCAGTGGAGACGGATCTAGATATGGCTCAG GACACCGATGCTCTGGATTTGGAGATGCTGGCCCCCTACATCTCCATGGATGATGACTTCCAGCTCAACTCCAGCGAGCAGCTACCCAGGGCCTACCACAGACCTCCAGGGGCTGTCCCTCGGCCCCGTGCTCGGAGCTTCCATGGCctgccacccccaacccctgagccctccctgctgccccgcTGGGGCAGTGACCCCCGGCTGAGCTGCTCCAGCCCTTCCAGAGGGGACCCCTCAGCATCCTCCCCTGTGGCTGGGGCTCGGAAGAG GGCCCTGACCCAGAGCTCAGAAGACGAGGCCGAAGGAGCGGAGCTGCTGGGAGTGAGACCCCCCAAACGGTCCCCCAGTCCAGAACCAGAAAACTTTCTGCTGTTTCCCCTCAGCCTG AGTTTCCTTCTGACAGGAGGCCCGGCCCCAGGGAGCCAGCAGCATCCCAGCACCCACCTCCTGGACCTGAATGAGCCCCTGG GCCTGGGCCCCTCGTTGCTCTCTCTCTATCCAGAAGAGGACACTGCCCAGCCCGGGAGCCACTTCCAGCCGGTGGCAGGCATGGCCCAGGCCCACTGA
- the HIF3A gene encoding hypoxia-inducible factor 3-alpha isoform X5, translated as MRLTISYLRMHRLCAAGEWNQVGSGGEPLDACYLKALEGFVMVLTAEGDMAYLSENVSKHLGLSQLELIGHSIFDFIHPCDQEELQDALTPQPSLSKKKPEAPTERCFSLRMKSTLTGRGRTLNLKAATWKVLHCSGHMRVYRPPVKTSQAGSPNSEPPLQCLVLICEAIPHPGSLEPPLGRGAFLSRHSLDMKFTYCDERIAEVAGYSPDDLIGCSAYEYIHALDSDAVSKSIHTLLSKGQAVTGQYRFLARSGGYLWTQTQATVVSGGRGPQSESIVCVHFLISRVEETGVVLSLEQTERHSRRHVQWGASSQKDAPNSGDSLDAPGPRILAFLHPPALSEATLAADPRRFCSPDLRRLLAPILDGASVAATPSTPPATRRPQSPLPADLPDELLVGRDSAHRLCASGKDLEAVETDLDMAQDTDALDLEMLAPYISMDDDFQLNSSEQLPRAYHRPPGAVPRPRARSFHGLPPPTPEPSLLPRWGSDPRLSCSSPSRGDPSASSPVAGARKRALTQSSEDEAEGAELLGVRPPKRSPSPEPENFLLFPLSLSFLLTGGPAPGSQQHPSTHLLDLNEPLGLGPSLLSLYPEEDTAQPGSHFQPVAGMAQAH; from the exons ATGCGCCTCACCATCAGCTACTTGCGCATGCACCGCCTCTGCGCCGCGG GGGAGTGGAACCAGGTGGGATCAGGGGGAGAACCCCTGGATGCCTGCTACCTGAAGGCCTTGGAGGGCTTCGTCATGGTGCTCACCGCCGAGGGAGACATGGCTTACCTGTCGGAGAATGTCAGCAAACACCTGGGCCTCAGTCAG CTGGAGCTCATCGGACACAGTATATTCGATTTCATCCACCCCTGTGACCAAGAGGAGCTTCAGGACGCCCTGACCCCCCAGCCGA GCCTGTCCAAGAAGAAGCCAGAGGCGCCCACCGAGCGGTGCTTCTCCTTGCGCATGAAGAGCACCCTCACCGGCCGTGGGCGCACCCTCAACCTCAAGGCGGCCACCTGGaag gtgcTGCACTGCTCTGGGCACATGAGGGTCTACAGGCCCCCCGTGAAGACCTCCCAGGCTGGGAGCCCCAACTCAGAGCCCCCCTTGCAATGCTTGGTGCTCATCTGTGAAGCCATCCCCCACCCGGGCAGCCTGGAGCCCCCACTGGGCCGGGGGGCCTTCCTCAGCCGCCACAGCCTGGACATGAAGTTCACCTACTGTGacgagag GATCGCGGAGGTCGCCGGCTATAGTCCCGATGACCTGATTGGCTGTTCCGCCTACGAGTACATCCACGCACTGGACTCGGATGCAGTCAGCAAGAGCATCCACACCT TGCTGAGCAAAGGCCAGGCAGTAACGGGGCAGTATCGCTTCCTGGCCCGGAGTGGTGGCTACCTGTGGACCCAGACCCAGGCCACAGTGGTGTCTGGGGGCCGGGGCCCCCAATCAGAGAGTATCGTCTGTGTCCACTTCCTGATCAG CCGGGTGGAAGAGACCGGAGTGGTGCTATCCCTGGAGCAGACAGAGCGGCACTCTCGCAGACACGTTCAGTGGGGCGCCTCCTCTCAGAAGGATGCCCCTAACTCTGGGGACAGTCTTG ACGCCCCTGGTCCCCGGATCCTTGCCTTCCTGCACCCCCCTGCCCTGAGCGAGGCCACCCTGGCTGCCGACCCCCGGCGATTTTGCAGCCCCGACCTTCGTCGCCTGCTGGCGCCCATCCTGGATGGGGCTTCAGTAGCCGCCACTCCCAGCACACCGCCGGCCACACGGCGCCCCCAAAGCCCTCTTCCG GCCGATCTCCCAGATGAGCTACTCGTGGGCAGGGACAGTGCACACAGACTCTGTGCCTCCGGGAAGGACCTCGAGGCAGTGGAGACGGATCTAGATATGGCTCAG GACACCGATGCTCTGGATTTGGAGATGCTGGCCCCCTACATCTCCATGGATGATGACTTCCAGCTCAACTCCAGCGAGCAGCTACCCAGGGCCTACCACAGACCTCCAGGGGCTGTCCCTCGGCCCCGTGCTCGGAGCTTCCATGGCctgccacccccaacccctgagccctccctgctgccccgcTGGGGCAGTGACCCCCGGCTGAGCTGCTCCAGCCCTTCCAGAGGGGACCCCTCAGCATCCTCCCCTGTGGCTGGGGCTCGGAAGAG GGCCCTGACCCAGAGCTCAGAAGACGAGGCCGAAGGAGCGGAGCTGCTGGGAGTGAGACCCCCCAAACGGTCCCCCAGTCCAGAACCAGAAAACTTTCTGCTGTTTCCCCTCAGCCTG AGTTTCCTTCTGACAGGAGGCCCGGCCCCAGGGAGCCAGCAGCATCCCAGCACCCACCTCCTGGACCTGAATGAGCCCCTGG GCCTGGGCCCCTCGTTGCTCTCTCTCTATCCAGAAGAGGACACTGCCCAGCCCGGGAGCCACTTCCAGCCGGTGGCAGGCATGGCCCAGGCCCACTGA